A genomic region of Pseudopipra pipra isolate bDixPip1 chromosome W, bDixPip1.hap1, whole genome shotgun sequence contains the following coding sequences:
- the LOC135405022 gene encoding olfactory receptor 14J1-like → MPNSSSLTQFLLLAFADRRELQLLHFWLFLAISLAALLANGLILSAVACDHHLHTPRYFFLLNLSLTDLGCICTTVPKAMHNSLWDTTTISYMGCAAQLFFFAFFISAEFPLLTIMCYDRYVAICKPLHYGTLLGSRACAHMAAAAWAAGFLNALLHTANTFSLPLCQGNALGQFFCEIPHILKLSCSHSGYLRKIWLMVVSALLFLMCFVFIVFSYVQIFRAVLRIPSQQGRHKAFSTCLPHLAVVSLFFSTGAFAYLKPPSISSPSLDLVVSVLYSVVPPALNPLIYSLRSQELKDALRKMMSQSRAAPKAMSQLWNKAGPL, encoded by the exons atgcccaacagcagctccctcacccagttcctcctcctggcatttgcagacaggagggagctgcagctcctgcacttctggctcttcctggccatctccctggctgccctcctggccaacggcctcatcctcagcgccgtagcctgtgaccaccacctgcacacccccaggtacttcttcctgctcaacctctccctcacagacctgggctgcatctgcaccactgtccccaaagccatgcacaattccctctgggacaccacaaccatctcctacatgggatgtgctgcacagctctttttctttgccttcttcatctcagcagaatttcccctcctcaccatcatgtgctacgaccgctacgttgccatctgcaaacccctgcactacgggaccctcctgggcagcagagcttgtgcccacatggcagcagctgcctgggctgctgggtttctcaatgctctgctgcacacagccaatacattttccttgcccctgtgccagggcaatgccctgggccagttcttctgtgaaatcccacacatcctcaagctctcctgctcacactcaggctacctcaggaAAATTTGGCTCATGGTAGTTAGTGCTCTTCTGTTTTTGatgtgctttgttttcattgttttctcctatgtgcagatcttcagggctgtgctgaggatcccctctcagcagggacggcacaaagccttttccacgtgtctccctcacctggccgtggtctccctgttctTTAGCACTGGCGcctttgcctacctgaagcccccctccatctcctccccatccctggatctggtggtgtcagttctgtactcggtggtgcctccagcactgaaccccctcatctacagcctgaggagccaggagctcaaggatgccctgaggaaaatgatga GTCAATCAAGAGCAGCCCCCAAagccatgtcccagctctggaacaaggcagggcccctctga